Proteins co-encoded in one Arthrobacter alpinus genomic window:
- a CDS encoding type II toxin-antitoxin system RelE/ParE family toxin, with translation MIRSFGSKDTERIWHEQYVKGVDRTVQRATLRKLELIHAAKDVEDLRIPPGNRLERLVGDRRGQHSIRVNSQWRLCFVWREGGAEDVELVDYH, from the coding sequence GTGATCAGATCGTTCGGGAGTAAAGACACCGAGCGCATCTGGCATGAGCAGTACGTCAAGGGTGTCGACCGGACCGTGCAACGAGCAACCCTGAGGAAGCTCGAGTTGATCCATGCGGCGAAGGATGTGGAGGATCTTCGGATACCTCCGGGGAACCGCTTGGAGCGGTTGGTCGGTGATCGTCGTGGGCAGCATAGCATCCGCGTGAATTCTCAATGGCGTCTCTGTTTCGTCTGGAGAGAGGGAGGTGCGGAGGATGTCGAACTTGTTGACTACCACTGA
- a CDS encoding HigA family addiction module antitoxin produces the protein MSNLLTTTEGDLIDPIHPGEILMEDFIEGFGITQNKLAVSIGVPPRRINEIVHGKRGITADTAIRLARYFGTSEELWMNLQSNYELRLERRALREKIEAIVPLQVA, from the coding sequence ATGTCGAACTTGTTGACTACCACTGAGGGTGACCTGATTGACCCGATCCATCCTGGGGAGATTCTCATGGAGGACTTCATCGAGGGCTTCGGGATCACGCAGAACAAGCTGGCTGTGTCCATCGGTGTGCCTCCGCGTCGGATCAATGAGATCGTGCACGGCAAGCGGGGCATTACCGCAGACACCGCGATCCGTCTGGCGCGGTACTTCGGGACCTCAGAGGAGCTCTGGATGAACCTGCAGTCGAACTATGAGCTACGGCTTGAGCGGCGGGCCCTGCGGGAAAAGATCGAAGCGATCGTTCCGCTGCAGGTCGCGTGA
- a CDS encoding GNAT family N-acetyltransferase: protein MNVREVVLTDDPALQRLMLSNAGYTRRVEGGALGADAAREVLSTLPPGAGANQKWGLGVWEGDLLVAFADVIVGWPDPATAHIGLLMTDGAREGQGLGRTLHTALVEGLIDLRTVTVMRLSIVDTNASVAEPFWKKIGYIATGDVVPYAFGTVSSIARIWTRPLVVM from the coding sequence GTGAACGTCCGTGAGGTGGTGCTGACCGATGATCCGGCACTGCAGCGACTGATGCTGTCGAACGCGGGCTATACGCGTCGCGTCGAAGGCGGAGCGCTCGGTGCGGACGCTGCACGAGAGGTGCTCTCCACGCTACCGCCTGGTGCTGGCGCCAACCAGAAGTGGGGCCTCGGAGTCTGGGAAGGTGACCTCCTAGTGGCGTTTGCTGACGTGATCGTTGGCTGGCCTGACCCTGCGACTGCGCACATCGGTCTGTTGATGACAGATGGGGCGCGAGAAGGTCAAGGTCTCGGACGCACACTGCACACGGCGCTGGTGGAGGGGCTCATCGACCTGCGAACCGTCACGGTGATGCGGCTTTCAATCGTGGATACGAACGCGTCGGTGGCGGAACCCTTCTGGAAGAAGATTGGTTACATCGCCACTGGCGATGTAGTGCCGTACGCATTCGGTACGGTGTCCTCGATCGCGCGAATCTGGACGCGACCGCTCGTTGTCATGTAG